One part of the Pecten maximus chromosome 9, xPecMax1.1, whole genome shotgun sequence genome encodes these proteins:
- the LOC117334615 gene encoding LOW QUALITY PROTEIN: uncharacterized WD repeat-containing protein alr2800-like (The sequence of the model RefSeq protein was modified relative to this genomic sequence to represent the inferred CDS: inserted 2 bases in 1 codon), with protein MAMEKLYTIRDTHTRSITAIGYNPGRREILIGCEDGVIKTYEAEGGKLVMVITEHKGWVTDFLYWPDCKLMLSAANDGYILAWSSGGGVSDRIPIGMPVYCMAINPRRHQLVCGVNGGIRVYALDENRDSGHVINNDVLFVACEHKDIVRCIICNESRIYSAGYDHRLVIYDSSYTGDNSLEPIFQNPTAHDAGISCLLLAKDNENNTWILTGSFDKSVKIWSVDGKPVHKLDNFLSTVSGICYVPRNKTVWVAGGTSYASLFDPKSGDNVSDFIGTFQQQEEEKYHLQILKYFGELNEVVASTSRRHLVVWKYNSSGCITALKCRSSLESLCYTKKVPILLFSGDNEGVIIKWERMQSNHFMYSKEMYQLSDSKLKKQRKAGSKARELMLEQQLSQSPSXHGQRLPDQETSRSGNRSVQSHYAFNKPSIPPVSTHNHANTTILKIMFVESLDFIIAASEDSNIYVWGFDDDAVKALQHMKPQDLQKLISKYSILLDSDSDLLPQNAKQGDSDSVTNRVAGFVCKHVFAGHTSCVTSLVVIGRDQGANSTYVLSAGWDRRICLWDLEAGDLLDTFRNTGTTNLENIELACDGVIMDMDYSDKYNEFAYASSDKMVYIRKFHTNGAKMTLVNTLQGHEGEITCVRWNPHGKGSWVTGSEDSTIRIWAGHGLNECETVLSAQGGVCCLCIDMQNGAIVVGAQKYIRVYDPENYRLVQTNEGHTDAIRSIIHIPERNQYVSCSWDKTIRVWNGWKMPKRKRQSKDGKNAKGGDRKTSTSAVKKVGFVDQEETSGEKGDMENKSKEVDDNTDNEVFTDTDGEYPSPGEETE; from the exons ATGGCGATGGAAAAATTGTACACCATCCGTGATACCCACACACGATCCATCACTGCAATCGGCTATAATCCAGGTCGGAGAGAGATTCTGATAGGATGTGAAG ACGGTGTGATAAAGACATACGAAGCAGAGGGAGGAAAACTTGTTATGGTCATTACAGAACACAAAGGATGGGTCACTGACTTCCTGTACTG GCCTGATTGTAAACTGATGTTGTCTGCGGCTAATGATGGTTACATTCTCGCCTGGTCATCAGGAGGAGGGGTGTCAGACCGGATACCT ATCGGTATGCCTGTGTATTGTATGGCCATCAACCCGCGTAGACATCAGCTTGTTTGTGGAGTAAACGGTGGCATACGTGTGTACGCCCTCGACGAAA aCCGAGACTCTGGTCATGTTATTAAtaatgatgtgttgtttgtcGCCTGTGAACACAAAGATATCGTCCGATGTATCATTTGTAACGAGTCACGCATTTACTCTGCTGG GTATGATCACAGATTAGTCATCTACGATTCCTCGTACACTGGAGATAACAGCCTGGAACCCATATTCCA GAATCCCACAGCACATGATGCAGGAATTTCATGTCTATTACTCGcaaaagataatgaaaataataccTG GATACTGACAGGGTCATTTGACAAGAGTGTGAAGATCTGGTCAGTGGATGGGAAACCTGTACACAAGCTCGACAACTTCCTGTCCACAGTATCTGGAATCTGTTATGTTCCTCGTAACAAGACAGTGTGGGTCGCAGGAGGAACGTCATATGCTAGTCTTTTTGATCCAAAGTCTGGGGATAAT GTTTCAGATTTTATTGGAACTTTCCAGCAGCAGGAAGaagaaaaatatcacttacaGATCCTTAAATATTTTGGTGAATTAAATGAGGTTGTTG CTTCAACTAGTCGGCGCCACCTGGTGGTGTGGAAGTACAACTCGTCGGGTTGTATTACAGCACTTAAGTGTCGCAGCTCTCTAGAAAGCCTTTGTTACA ccaagaaGGTTCCTATCCTTCTGTTCAGTGGTGACAATGAAGGTGTTATCATCAAATGGGAACGTATGCAATCAAATCACTTCATGTACAG TAAAGAGATGTATCAACTGAGTGATTCCAAGTTAAAAAAGCAACGTAAAGCAGGGAGTAAGGCACGGGAACTGATGCTGGAACAGCAGCTAAGTCAGAGCCCGTC TCACGGCCAGAGACTGCCCGACCAGGAGACCAGCCGCAGCGGCAACCGTAGTGTACAGAGTCACTATGCCTTCAACAAACCAAGCATTCCACCT GTCTCCACACACAACCATGCCAACACTACCATCCTAAAGATCATGTTTGTAGAAAGTCTTGACTTCATCATCGCCGCATCCGAGGACAGTAATATCT ATGTTTGGGGATTTGATGATGATGCCGTTAAGGCACTACAACACATGAAGCCTCAGGACCTCCAGAAACTCATCAGTAAATACAGCATCCTCCTCGACTCCGACTCAGACCTACTGCCACAGAACGCTAAACAAGGG GACAGTGACTCGGTAACAAATCGTGTGGCAGGGTTTGTGTGTAAGCATGTGTTTGCCGGCCACACAAGCTGTGTGACAAGTCTAGTGGTGATCGGAAGGGACCAGGGCGCCAACTCAACTTATGTG TTAAGTGCTGGCTGGGACAGAAGGATTTGTCTGTGGGATCTGGAGGCTGGAGA CTTACTGGACACGTTCAGGAACACAGGTACCACTAACTTGGAGAACATAGAGTTGGCTTGTGATGGCGTCATCATGGATATGGACTACTCAGACAAATA TAATGAGTTTGCTTATGCGTCAAGTGACAAGATGGTTTACATTAGGAAGTTTCATACCAATGGTGCCAAAATGACTCTCGTCAACACTCTTCAGGGTCATGAAGGCGAGATAACTTGTGTGCGGTGGAATCCACATGGCAAAGGATCGTGGGTAACGGGGTCAGAGGACAGCACAATCAGGATTTGG GCAGGACATGGTCTAAATGAGTGTGAGACCGTGTTATCAGCCCAGGGCGGAGTCTGCTGTCTCTGTATTGATATGCAGAATGGAGCCATTGTTGTGGGTGCTCAGAAATACATCAG GGTATATGATCCAGAAAACTACCGACTGGTTCAGACCAACGAGGGTCACACAGACGCAATCAGAAGTATCATACATATACCGGAACGTAACCAG TACGTGTCATGTTCCTGGGATAAAACTATTCGTGTATGGAACGGATGGAAAATGCCAAAACGAAAACGCCAATCTAAGGATGGCAAAAATGCGAAGGGAGGGGATCGTAAAACTTCGACTTCAGCTGTTAAAAAAGTAGGATTTGTGGACCAGGAGGAGACAAGTGGGGAAAAAGGAGATATGGAGAATAAGTCAAAGGAGGTAGACGATAACACTGACAATGAGGTGTTTACTGATACGGATGGGGAGTACCCATCACCAGGGGAGGAAACGGAGTGA